From a single Arachis hypogaea cultivar Tifrunner chromosome 3, arahy.Tifrunner.gnm2.J5K5, whole genome shotgun sequence genomic region:
- the LOC140183579 gene encoding uncharacterized mitochondrial protein AtMg00810-like translates to MTDCKPVSTPMEYCIKLAKDSAPPFNNISSYRRLIGRLVYLTTTRPDISYAVGKLSQCLNYPTIAHYQASLRVLEYLKQSPESKLFFPTTSDLALSGYSDADWGHRAQTHDVPFQATVFT, encoded by the coding sequence ATGACTGATTGCAAACCAGTGTCAACACCAATGGAATATTGCATTAAGTTAGCAAAGGACTCAGCGCCACCttttaacaacatttcatcataTAGAAGACTAATTGGGAGACTTGTTTACTTGACAACTACAAGACCTGATATCTCTTATGCTGTTGGAAAGCTCAGCCAATGCCTTAACTACCCCACCATTGCGCACTATCAAGCTAGTCTCCGCGTGCTCGAGTATCTTAAACAATCTCCTGAATCCAAACTTTTCTTCCCAACCACTTCTGATTTGGCTCTCTCAGGCTATTCAGATGCAGACTGGGGGCATCGTGCACAAACACATGACGTTCCATTTCAGGCTACTGTTTTTACTTAG